One Megalops cyprinoides isolate fMegCyp1 chromosome 23, fMegCyp1.pri, whole genome shotgun sequence genomic region harbors:
- the LOC118770609 gene encoding small integral membrane protein 30-like: MASCAEKSGVFVMLWLLFLSFIPTAEAFDGGDAVALLLGTTIMIVGLCACIGWYARRTNGQL; the protein is encoded by the coding sequence ATGGCCTCCTGCGCGGAGAAGTCCGGTGTGTTCGTAATGCTGTggttactctttctctcctttataCCAACTGCTGAGGCATTTGATGGCGGGGATGCCGTCGCTCTTCTTTTAGGGACGACAATTATGATTGTGGGGTTGTGTGCCTGTATCGGCTGGTACGCACGGAGAACGAACGGACAGCTATGA